The Mycobacterium seoulense genome has a window encoding:
- a CDS encoding VOC family protein, with translation MEILASRMLFRPADYEQSLAFYRDRIGLAIAREYGGGTVFFAGQSLLELAGYGSPDHSRGPFPGALWLQVRDIEATQAELRSRGVEIAREARREPWGLYEMHVTDPDGVTLIFIQIPPDHPLRRDTRRDQE, from the coding sequence ATGGAGATCCTGGCCAGCCGGATGTTGTTCCGGCCGGCCGACTATGAGCAGTCGTTGGCGTTTTACCGGGACCGGATCGGGCTCGCAATAGCCCGCGAATACGGCGGGGGCACAGTCTTTTTCGCCGGCCAGTCGTTGCTGGAGCTGGCGGGCTACGGCTCCCCGGACCACTCCCGGGGCCCCTTCCCCGGCGCGCTGTGGCTGCAGGTCCGCGACATCGAGGCGACCCAGGCCGAGCTTCGGAGCCGGGGCGTCGAGATCGCCCGCGAGGCGCGCCGGGAACCGTGGGGCCTATACGAGATGCACGTGACGGATCCCGACGGTGTCACGCTGATCTTCATTCAGATCCCACCGGACCACCCGCTACGCCGCGACACCCGCCGTGATCAGGAGTAA
- a CDS encoding SDR family oxidoreductase, giving the protein MSKSPLRRLTDQLVLATMRPPMAPQVLVNRPAMKPVDLDGKRILLTGASSGIGEAAAELLAREGATVAVVARRQELLDALADRITASGGTALAMPCDVSDMDAVDALVADVKNRLGGVDILINNAGRSIRRPLAESLQRWHDVERTMVLNYYAPLRLIRGLAPGMLERGDGHIINVSTWGVLSEASPLFAVYNASKAALSAVSRVVETEWGQKGVHSTTLYYPLVATPMIAPTKAYEGMPALTSEEAAEWMLTAARTRPVRIAPRMAIAAKALDTFGPRFVNALMQRQRIQPNRETGC; this is encoded by the coding sequence TGCGGCCCCCGATGGCCCCGCAAGTGCTGGTCAACCGCCCCGCCATGAAGCCGGTCGACCTCGACGGCAAGCGCATCCTGCTCACCGGGGCGTCGTCGGGCATCGGCGAGGCCGCGGCCGAGCTGCTGGCCCGCGAGGGCGCGACGGTGGCCGTCGTCGCCCGGCGGCAGGAACTGCTGGACGCGCTCGCGGATCGGATCACCGCGTCGGGCGGCACCGCGCTGGCGATGCCGTGCGACGTCTCCGACATGGACGCGGTCGACGCGCTGGTCGCCGACGTCAAAAACCGTCTGGGCGGGGTGGACATCCTGATCAACAACGCCGGCCGGTCCATCCGCCGGCCGCTGGCCGAGTCGCTGCAGCGCTGGCACGACGTGGAGCGGACCATGGTGCTCAACTACTACGCACCGCTGCGGCTGATCCGCGGGCTGGCGCCCGGGATGCTCGAGCGCGGCGACGGCCACATCATCAACGTCTCCACGTGGGGCGTGCTGTCGGAGGCGTCGCCGCTGTTCGCCGTGTACAACGCGTCGAAGGCGGCGCTCTCGGCGGTGAGTCGCGTCGTGGAAACCGAGTGGGGGCAAAAGGGTGTGCATTCGACGACGCTGTACTACCCGCTGGTGGCCACGCCGATGATCGCGCCGACGAAGGCCTACGAGGGCATGCCCGCGCTCACGTCGGAGGAGGCCGCCGAGTGGATGCTGACCGCCGCGCGCACCCGGCCGGTGCGGATCGCGCCGCGGATGGCGATCGCCGCCAAGGCGCTGGACACCTTCGGGCCGCGCTTCGTCAACGCGCTCATGCAACGCCAGCGAATTCAGCCCAACCGCGAAACCGGTTGCTGA
- a CDS encoding inorganic phosphate transporter: MNIQLFLLTIVVITALAFDFTNGFHDTGNAMATSIASGALKPKVAVALSAVLNLVGAFMSTAVAATIAKGLIDGHIVTLELVFAGLVGGIVWNLLTWLFGIPSSSSHALIGGIVGATIAAVGGHGVIWKGLVSHVLIPAVVAAILAIAVGAIATWLVYRITRGIPTQRTESGFRYGQWGSASLVSLAHGTGDAQKTMGIIFLALMSYGSISRSAAMPPLWVIVACAVSMAAGTYLGGWRIIRTLGKGLVEIQSPQGMAAESSSAAVILLSTHFGYALSTTQVCTGSVLGSGLGKPGGEVRWGVAGRMGVAWLVTLPLAGLVGAVTYWIVHYIGGYPGAIVGFGLLIAVSATIYIRSRKVKVDHNNVNAEWKGDLTAGLEESAEHRPPSDIHPTNGSGVAGRYDSDDPTMKANA; the protein is encoded by the coding sequence GTGAACATCCAATTGTTCCTCTTGACCATTGTCGTAATCACGGCACTCGCTTTCGATTTCACCAACGGCTTCCACGACACGGGCAACGCGATGGCGACCTCCATCGCCAGCGGCGCACTCAAGCCCAAGGTGGCGGTCGCGCTGTCCGCGGTGCTGAATCTGGTGGGCGCGTTCATGTCCACCGCTGTCGCCGCCACGATCGCCAAGGGCTTGATCGACGGGCACATCGTGACGCTGGAGCTGGTGTTCGCCGGCTTGGTCGGAGGCATCGTGTGGAACCTCCTGACGTGGCTCTTCGGCATCCCCTCCAGCTCATCGCACGCGCTGATCGGCGGCATCGTCGGTGCCACGATCGCCGCGGTCGGCGGGCACGGGGTGATCTGGAAGGGCCTGGTATCCCACGTACTCATCCCGGCCGTGGTGGCCGCGATCCTGGCCATCGCCGTGGGGGCGATCGCGACCTGGCTCGTGTACCGGATCACCCGCGGCATCCCGACCCAACGCACCGAGTCCGGATTCCGATACGGCCAGTGGGGCTCGGCGTCGCTGGTTTCGCTGGCGCACGGGACCGGCGACGCGCAGAAGACGATGGGCATCATCTTCCTCGCACTGATGTCCTACGGCTCGATCAGCAGAAGCGCCGCGATGCCACCCCTGTGGGTCATCGTCGCTTGCGCGGTGTCGATGGCTGCGGGGACCTACCTGGGCGGCTGGCGGATCATCCGCACCCTGGGCAAAGGACTGGTCGAGATCCAGTCTCCCCAGGGCATGGCCGCCGAGTCGTCCTCGGCCGCGGTGATTCTGCTGTCCACCCACTTCGGCTACGCGCTGTCGACCACCCAGGTCTGCACGGGCTCGGTGCTCGGCAGTGGGCTCGGCAAGCCCGGCGGCGAGGTGCGCTGGGGCGTCGCCGGCCGCATGGGCGTCGCCTGGCTGGTGACGCTCCCGCTGGCCGGGCTGGTCGGCGCGGTGACCTACTGGATCGTGCACTACATCGGCGGGTACCCCGGCGCGATCGTCGGCTTCGGATTGCTGATCGCCGTCTCGGCGACCATCTACATCCGGTCGCGCAAGGTCAAGGTGGACCACAACAACGTCAACGCCGAATGGAAGGGCGACCTGACCGCCGGGCTGGAAGAGTCCGCCGAGCACCGGCCGCCATCGGACATTCACCCGACCAACGGCAGCGGCGTGGCCGGCCGATACGACTCCGACGACCCCACGATGAAGGCGAACGCTTGA